In the Solanum pennellii chromosome 5, SPENNV200 genome, one interval contains:
- the LOC107020733 gene encoding ABC transporter G family member 5 codes for MKKQGCEIEAIGINYTIYTHKRETPFSFLSRKQHNKCIKGVEELEKCGDDNNRHVLKDVNCRAKRGEILAIVGPSGAGKSTFLEVLAGKIEPQSGSIFVNQKPVDKASFNKISGYVTQKDTLFPLLTVEETLSFSAKLRLKLGPKELSSRVKCLIQELGLEHVCGARIGDDRIRGISGGERRRVSIGVELIHDPGVLILDEPTSGLDSTSALQIIDMLKTMAVTRDRTIILSIHQPCFRIMKLFNSILLLANGTILHHGTIEQLSLRLILLGLDLPLHVNILEFAIESIDIIQTLLPQSALMIKNSGNFTLHQLFQESKQDSLSMPIHVGFANSSLQEIVILTIRFWKIIYRTKELFGFKTLQMLLSGVVLGSIFYNLEDDLVGAQARVGLFAFILTYLLSSTTEALPIFLQEREILMKETCCGSYRVSSYVIANSLVYLPFLLILALLFSTPLYWMVGLNKHFMAFMHFLLLIWLILYTANSIVVCCSALVPNFIIGNSLVCAMMGSCALFSGYFVSKNEIPNYWIVMHYVSLFKYPFEGFLINEFSGSGKCLQYMFGMCLASGDQVLKDEGYGGEESRRKNLIIMVCFIMLYRFISYVILRVRCTSKGGFKNIFISI; via the coding sequence ATGAAGAAACAAGGTTGTGAAATTGAAGCAATAGGCATCAACTACACAATCTATACACATAAAAGAGAAACCCCTTTTAGTTTTTTAAGCAGAAAACAACACAACAAGTGTATAAAAGGAGTTGAAGAATTGGAAAAATGTGGTGATGATAATAATAGACATGTTCTTAAGGATGTGAATTGTAGAGCAAAAAGAGGTGAAATTTTAGCTATTGTTGGTCCAAGTGGTGCTGGAAAGTCTACTTTTTTAGAAGTTTTAGCAGGTAAGATTGAACCACAAAGTGGATCTatatttgtgaaccaaaaaccAGTTGATAAAGCAAGTTTTAACAAGATTTCAGGCTATGTTACACAAAAGGACACTCTGTTTCCTCTGTTAACTGTTGAAGAAACATTAAGTTTTAGTGCAAAGCTAAGGTTAAAACTTGGTCCTAAAGAATTGAGTTCAAGGGTCAAGTGTTTGATTCAAGAACTTGGTTTAGAACATGTTTGTGGTGCTAGGATTGGTGATGATCGAATTCGAGGGATTTCAGGTGGTGAAAGGAGGAGAGTTTCTATAGGAGTTGAACTGATTCATGACCCTGGAGTCTTGATTCTTGATGAGCCAACTTCAGGTCTTGACAGCACTTCAGCATTGCAGATCATTGACATGCTCAAAACCATGGCTGTTACTCGTGATCGAACGATAATTCTTAGTATTCATCAACCATGTTTTAGGATCATGAAGTTGTTCAACTCAATCCTACTTTTGGCTAATGGTACAATCTTGCATCATGGAACCATTGAACAGCTTAGTTTAAGGTTAATCCTGTTAGGATTAGACCTTCCCCTTCATGTCAACATACTTGAATTCGCCATCGAATCCATTGACATAATCCAGACACTGTTACCTCAATCAGCACTCATGATCAAGAATTCAGGTAACTTCACTTTGCATCAACTCTTTCAAGAATCTAAACAAGACTCTTTGTCCATGCCTATCCATGTTGGCTTTGCAAATTCAAGTTTGCAAGAGATTGTGATCCTTACAATAAGGTTTTGGAAAATCATATACAGAACAAAGGAGCTTTTTGGTTTTAAGACACTACAAATGTTACTGTCAGGAGTTGTTTTAGGATCAATATTTTACAATCTTGAAGATGATTTAGTTGGAGCACAAGCAAGAGTTGGCTTGTTTGCATTCATATTGACATATCTTTTGTCAAGTACAACAGAAGCATTACCAATATTCTTACAAGAAAGGGAAATACTAATGAAAGAAACATGTTGTGGGAGTTATAGAGTTTCATCTTATGTCATAGCCAACAGCCTTGTCTACTTGCCATTTCTATTGATTCTTGCATTGCTTTTCTCAACTCCATTATACTGGATGGTTGGTTTAAACAAACACTTCATGGCATTCATGCACTTTTTGTTACTAATTTGGCTCATTCTATACACAGCAAACTCAATTGTTGTGTGTTGTAGTGCCTTAGTACCAAACTTCATCATTGGGAACTCACTAGTATGTGCTATGATGGGATCGTGCGCGTTATTCTCTGGATACTTTGTTTCTAAGAATGAGATACCAAATTATTGGATTGTCATGCATTATGTATCACTCTTTAAGTACCCTTTTGAAGGATTCTTGATTAATGAGTTCTCTGGTTCTGGAAAATGCTTACAATACATGTTTGGGATGTGTTTGGCTAGTGGTGATCAAGTACTAAAAGATGAAGGATATGGTGGTGAAGAAAGTAGAAGGAAGAATTTGATTATTATGGTTTGTTTTATCATGCTTTATAGGTTCATTTCTTATGTAATTCTTAGAGTTAGATGTACTTCTAAAGGTGGATTCAAAAACATCTtcatttcaatttga